GCTTCGGCCACCTGCCCAAGCCGGGCGACGTCTGCGAATACGAGATCCACCACGACCATTTCCGCTTCGAAGTGCTGGAAATGGACGGCCGCCGCATTGCCCTGGTGCGCGTCGAGAAGCGCGCGCCGGAACCGCTCGACGAAGACGCGTCGCTGACCCATGACTAGCCTCCGACATTGCCCCAAGGAACTTCGCCATCGTGACTGACACCACGCTTTATCTCATCAAGGCCTTCATCCTCGGCATCGTCGAGGGGCTGACGGAATTCATTCCGGTGTCCAGCACCGGCCACCTGATCCTGATCGGCGACTGGATCAACTTCGAGTCCAGCCAGGGCAAGGTGTTCGAGGTGGTGATCCAGCTGGGGTCGATCCTGGCGGTGATGTGGATCTTCCGCGCGCGGCTGCTGCAGCTGATCCGCGGCACCCTGACCGGCGTGGCGAGCGAGGTGGCCTTCACCCGCAACCTGCTGATCGCCTTCCTGCCGGCGGCGGTCATCGGCGCCATCTTCATCAAGTCCATCAAGCAGGTGTTCTACCACCCCGGCGTGGTGGTGGTGACGCTGGTGCTGGGCGGCCTGATCATGCTGTACGTGGAGCGCCGCACCCGCCACACCCCCGGCGACGTGCCCGGCGCGGCCGACGACACCGCCTCGGACGAGCGCGCCACCGCCCGCACGCTGGAACAGATCACCTGGAAGCAGGCGCTGGGCGTAGGCGTGGCGCAGTGCCTGGCCATGATCCCCGGCACCTCGCGCTCGGGCGCCACCATCATCGGCGGCATGATCGCCGGCATCCAGCGCAAGACGGCCACCGAGTTCTCGTTCTTCCTGGCCATGCCGACCATGCTGGGCGCGGCCGTGTACGACATGTACAAGAACATGGACCTGCTGACCCAGCACGACCTGTCTGGCATCGCCGTGGGCTTCGTGGCGGCCTTCCTGAGCGCCATCGTGGTGGTGCGCGCGGTGCTGCGTTTCGTCGCCAACCACACCTACCGCGTGTTCGCCTGGTACCGCATTGTGTTCGGCGCGATCGTGGCGGCCTGGATCTTCACCCGCTGAAGGCGCGCGCCCCGTTGCCGGGGCGGGCAAAAAGAAAGGGCCGCGCATGACGCGGCCCTTTGCTTGGGGTCAACAGGCCCTAGTCGGCCGTTTCCAGGTCGTAGAACTCCAGCCCGTCGCGGTCGATGACCAGCCAGCCGCCGCGCGGCGGCGACACGTGGTCACAGTCCCAGTCGGGCAGCACCCAGCGTTCGCGCTTGGCGCCGTCGACCTCCAGCACGTGGCGGGCGGGGCGGTGCGTGTGGCCATGCACCATCAGCTTGACGCCATGGTCGCGGAAGGCCTGCTCGACGGCGCCGGCGTTGACGTCCATGATCTCCATGGACTTGGCCTGGTTGGCCATCTGGCTTTCGCCGCGGGCCTGCTGCGCCATCGCCAGGCGCTCGGGAATGGTCTTGGCCAGGAATTCCGCCTGCCATTGCGGGTTGCGCACCATCTGGCGGAACTGCTGGTAGGCCGCGTCGTCGGTACAGAACTCGTCGCCGTGGGTCAGCAGGATGTCGCCATGGTCGGTCTGCAGCAGCGCCGGTTCGGGCAGCAGCTTGGCGCCGACCGCGGCGGCCAGCTCTTCGCCGATCAGGAAGTCGCGGTTGCCGCGGCCCAGCCACACCGGAATGCGGCTGGCCGTGGCGCGCAGCGCCGTCAGCGCCGTGGCGAGCCACGGCGGCGCGGCGCGAATCACGTCGTCGCCGATCCAGGCATCGAAGATGTCGCCCGGCAGCAGCAGGGCGGCGGCTTCTTCCTCGGCGGCCTGCAGGAAGGCCAGGAAGGCCTCCGAGGTGGCCGGCGTGGCCGGCCCCAGGTGCAGGTCGGAGGCCAGCCAGATCGGACCGGACAGGACGATCTTATTCAAGAACTTCGGCCTTCTCGATGATCACGTCTTCGTTCGGCACGTTCTGGTGGAAGCCCTTGTTGCCGGTCTTCACGCCCTTGATCTTGTCGACCACGTCGGTGCCTTCGGTGATGGTGCCGAACACGGCATAGCCCCAGCCGTTCGGCGTGGGCGCGGTGAAGTTCAGGAAGTCGTTGTTCGAGACGTTGATGAAGAACTGCGCGGTGGCCGAGTGCGGGTCGCTGGTGCGGGCCATCGCCAGGGTGTACTTGTCGTTCTTCAGGCCGTTGTTGGCCTCGTTCTCGATCGGGGCATGGGTCTGCTTCTGCTTCATGCCGGGCTCGAAGCCGCCGCCCTGGATCATGAAGCCGTCGATCACGCGATGGAACACCGTGCCGTTGTAGAAGCCTTCCTTGACGTAGGTCAGGAAGTTCTCGACGGTCTTGGGCGCCTTGGCGGCGTCCAGGGTGATGACCATGTCGCCTTGGTTGGTGTGAAGCTTGACGCGGGGATTGGTGCTCATGGCTTTGGTGCCTTCAGAGGTGGAGTTGGAGGGGGCGGCCGCGGGCGCGGCGCTGACGAGCGCCGGAGCAAACGCCAGCGCGAACGAGCACGCCGTCAGGCGCAGCAGGTGGAGAGGGGAGTAGCGGGACATCATTTGCGTTGCTTATCCTTCAGCATGGTTTCGACTTCGCGGGCCTTGTCCTGCATGCCCGGCACGCCTTCGCCGGCGGCCTGCTTGTAGGTGCGCAGGGCCTGCAGCAGTTGCAGGTCGCCCAGGTTGGCACGCGCGGCGGCGTAGCCCGGGTCGGCGCGCAAGGCCATTTGCAGGGCGTCCTGCGCTTTTTCAAGTTCGCCCCGGCTGGCATATAGAGCCGCCAGGTTGTTCCAAGGTTCCGGCAGCTCGGGGAAGCGGGTCGTCATCTCGGTGTAGATGTCGATGGCCTCGGCCTTGCGGTCGAGCGCGGCCAGGGCGCGGGCGTGCTGGAACATCAGCTGCACGTCGGTGCCGCGCTGGTCCTTGATCTCGGCTTGGCGCTTTTCGATCATCGCCAGCGCCTCGGCGTTGTCGCCGCGGTTCAGCAGGCGCTCGATGTGGGTGGTGATCTGCGAGGCGGACGGCTGCAGCCGGGTGTCCACACCGGGCTGTACCGCCTTGAGCACGTTCGACAGGCCGTCCCAGCCGCCTTCGGGCGGGATGGGGTCGAGGGTGGTCCGGTTGGCGTTCGGGTTCTCGCCCGAACCACCGGCCATGGATTGGGCGTAGGCGCCGGCGAGCGGCGCTCCGGCCAGGGCCAGGGCGAGCAGGGTGACGCAAAAACGCGGCTTGATAGTCACGTGGGCATCCGTTAAAAGTCGTGGCCGGCCGGCGCTGACGCGCGCGGCCGGGCCGCTTGCTATACTTGACGACCGCCATTTTAGCCTTGGTTGAGTTTTTGGCTCGACAATGAGTAAAACCAATGGGTAAAACAACGGGCGGACCAACGGACGGGCACAACGGGCGGACCAACGGGCAGGCAACGGGCGGTAGTGAACCCCGGGCGAACCCCACGCCACCCCGGCCGAACGGCAAGTCCTGAAGGTATCGTCCTTCGGGCGCAACTTTTTCCGCGGCCGCCACGGAAAGAACTGGACCATCACAAGCGCCATGCTGCAAATCTACAACACGTTATCGCGTACCAAAGAACCGTTCAAGCCGGCCCAGGCCGGCCAGGTGCGCATGTACGTGTGTGGCATGACCGTGTACGACTTCTGCCATCTGGGCCACGCCCGCATGCTGGTGTCGTTCGACGTGGTGCAGCGCTGGCTGCGCGCCAGCGGCCTGGCGGTCGACTACGTGCGCAACATCACCGACATCGACGACAAGATCATCCGCCGCGCGGTCGAGACCGGCCGCCGCATCGGCGAGGTCACCGAGTTCTACATCGCCGCCATGCACGCCGACGAGCGCGCGCTGGGCGTGGAAACGCCCGACCGCGAGCCGCGCGCCACCCAGTACGTGGGCGAGATGCTGGACATCATCGGCAAGCTCGAACAGAAGGGCCTGGCCTACCAGGCCGACGACGGCGACGTGAACTACGCCGTGCGCGGCTTCGAGGGCTACGGCAAGCTGTCCGGCAAGACGCTGGACGACCTGCGCGCCGGCGAACGCGTGGCGGTGGGCTCGGCCAAGCGCGACCCGCTCGACTTCGTGCTGTGGAAGTCCGCCAAGGAAGAAGAGCCGGCCGACACCAAGTGGGAATCGCCCTACGGCCTGGGCCGTCCGGGCTGGCACATCGAGTGCTCGGCCATGAGCAAGTCGCTGCTCGGCCTGCCGCTGGACATCCACGGCGGCGGCCCCGACCTGAAATTCCCCCATCACGAGAACGAGATCGCCCAGACCGAGGGCGCCTTCGGCGGCGTGCTGGCCAATATCTGGATGCATTGCGGCCCGCTGATGGTCGATTCGGACAAGATGTCCAAGTCGCTCGGCAACTTCCGCACCATCCGCCAGACCATCGCCCAGGGCGAGCCGGCGGCCGACATGGCCGACTACCGCGTCAACCCGCGCGAAGCCGAGATGGTGCGCTTCTTCATCGTGCGCAACCACTACCGCAGCCCGCAGAACTACACGCCGGACAACCTGGTCGACGCCCAGAACGCGCTCGACCGCCTGTACCAGGCGCTGCAGAACGTGGCGGCCGACGACCAGGGCATCGACTGGAACGAATCCCAGGCGCAGGCCTTCAAGGCCGCCATGGACGACGATTTCAACAGCTCGGGCGCCGTGGCGGCCCTGTTCGAACTGGCCTCCGAGGCCAACCGCGGCAAGCGCGCGCGCAGCGCCGGCCAGCTCAAGGCCCTGGGTGGCCTGCTGGGCCTGCTGCAGCAGGATCCGGCCGCGTACTTCCAGTCGGCCACCCGCTATTCGGCGGCCGGCATGGAGCAGGGCGCGCGCGCCGAACTCGACGCCTGCGCCATCCAGGCCCTGATCGACGCCCGCGCGGCGGCCAAGGCGGCGCGCGACTTCGCGGCGGCCGACCGCATCCGCGCCGAGCTGCGCGACGCCGGCATCGAGCTCGATGACAAGCCGGGCGGCCTGACGCAGTG
The window above is part of the Achromobacter deleyi genome. Proteins encoded here:
- a CDS encoding peptidylprolyl isomerase, which gives rise to MSTNPRVKLHTNQGDMVITLDAAKAPKTVENFLTYVKEGFYNGTVFHRVIDGFMIQGGGFEPGMKQKQTHAPIENEANNGLKNDKYTLAMARTSDPHSATAQFFINVSNNDFLNFTAPTPNGWGYAVFGTITEGTDVVDKIKGVKTGNKGFHQNVPNEDVIIEKAEVLE
- a CDS encoding tetratricopeptide repeat protein — its product is MTIKPRFCVTLLALALAGAPLAGAYAQSMAGGSGENPNANRTTLDPIPPEGGWDGLSNVLKAVQPGVDTRLQPSASQITTHIERLLNRGDNAEALAMIEKRQAEIKDQRGTDVQLMFQHARALAALDRKAEAIDIYTEMTTRFPELPEPWNNLAALYASRGELEKAQDALQMALRADPGYAAARANLGDLQLLQALRTYKQAAGEGVPGMQDKAREVETMLKDKQRK
- a CDS encoding undecaprenyl-diphosphate phosphatase: MTDTTLYLIKAFILGIVEGLTEFIPVSSTGHLILIGDWINFESSQGKVFEVVIQLGSILAVMWIFRARLLQLIRGTLTGVASEVAFTRNLLIAFLPAAVIGAIFIKSIKQVFYHPGVVVVTLVLGGLIMLYVERRTRHTPGDVPGAADDTASDERATARTLEQITWKQALGVGVAQCLAMIPGTSRSGATIIGGMIAGIQRKTATEFSFFLAMPTMLGAAVYDMYKNMDLLTQHDLSGIAVGFVAAFLSAIVVVRAVLRFVANHTYRVFAWYRIVFGAIVAAWIFTR
- the cysS gene encoding cysteine--tRNA ligase, encoding MLQIYNTLSRTKEPFKPAQAGQVRMYVCGMTVYDFCHLGHARMLVSFDVVQRWLRASGLAVDYVRNITDIDDKIIRRAVETGRRIGEVTEFYIAAMHADERALGVETPDREPRATQYVGEMLDIIGKLEQKGLAYQADDGDVNYAVRGFEGYGKLSGKTLDDLRAGERVAVGSAKRDPLDFVLWKSAKEEEPADTKWESPYGLGRPGWHIECSAMSKSLLGLPLDIHGGGPDLKFPHHENEIAQTEGAFGGVLANIWMHCGPLMVDSDKMSKSLGNFRTIRQTIAQGEPAADMADYRVNPREAEMVRFFIVRNHYRSPQNYTPDNLVDAQNALDRLYQALQNVAADDQGIDWNESQAQAFKAAMDDDFNSSGAVAALFELASEANRGKRARSAGQLKALGGLLGLLQQDPAAYFQSATRYSAAGMEQGARAELDACAIQALIDARAAAKAARDFAAADRIRAELRDAGIELDDKPGGLTQWRRA
- a CDS encoding UDP-2,3-diacylglucosamine diphosphatase, which translates into the protein MNKIVLSGPIWLASDLHLGPATPATSEAFLAFLQAAEEEAAALLLPGDIFDAWIGDDVIRAAPPWLATALTALRATASRIPVWLGRGNRDFLIGEELAAAVGAKLLPEPALLQTDHGDILLTHGDEFCTDDAAYQQFRQMVRNPQWQAEFLAKTIPERLAMAQQARGESQMANQAKSMEIMDVNAGAVEQAFRDHGVKLMVHGHTHRPARHVLEVDGAKRERWVLPDWDCDHVSPPRGGWLVIDRDGLEFYDLETAD